A portion of the Naumovozyma castellii chromosome 2, complete genome genome contains these proteins:
- the NCAS0B03240 gene encoding acetate--CoA ligase (ancestral locus Anc_8.367), which translates to MSIKEHKVVHEAQNVEVRHAPEHFYKSQPGAGYVTDMNHYQQLYDQSINDPETFFGEKAKEFLDWDKPFTKVQSGSLDNGDVAWFLNGELNASYNCVDRHAFADPSKPAIIYEADDEKDNRVITFGDLLRQVSEVAGVLKSWGVKKGDTVGVYLPMIPEAVVAMLAIARLGAIHSVIFAGFSAGSLKDRVVDAGCKVVITCDQGKRGGKTVHTKKIVDEGLNGVDSVSHILVFQRTGSEGIQMKAGRDFWWHEEIVRQRGYFPPVPCNAEDPLFLLYTSGSTGTPKGVVHSTGGYLLGAALTTRYVFDIHPEDVLFTAGDVGWITGHTYALYGPLTLGTATIIFESTPAYPDYGRYWRIIERHKATHFYVAPTALRLIKRVGEEEISKYDISSLRVLGSVGEPISPDLWEWYHEKIGNKNCVVCDTMWQTESGSHLIAPLAGAVPTKPGSATVPFFGIDAAIIDPVTGVELKGNDVEGVLAVKSPWPSMARSIWNNHIHYINTYLKPYPGYYFTGDGAGRDHDGYYWIRGRVDDVVNVSGHRLSTAEIEAALGNNDHVSEAAVVGITDELTGQAVVAFVSLKKDFAQDNATEGDFLHATPDDLRRELILQVRGEIGPFAAPKSIILVRDLPKTRSGKIMRRVLRKVASNEADQLGDLSTLANADIVPSIISAVETQFLATKKK; encoded by the coding sequence ATGTCCATCAAAGAACATAAAGTGGTGCACGAAGCCCAAAACGTCGAAGTTCGTCATGCTCCAGAACATTTCTACAAGAGTCAGCCTGGTGCTGGTTATGTTACTGATATGAACCATTACCAACAATTATATGACCAATCAATCAATGACCCAGAGACTTTTTTCGGTGAAAAGGCCAAGGAATTTTTGGACTGGGATAAGCCATTTACCAAGGTCCAATCAGGATCCCTAGACAATGGTGATGTTGCCTGGTTTTTGAACGGTGAATTGAATGCCTCTTACAATTGTGTCGACAGACATGCATTCGCCGATCCATCCAAGCCAGCTATCATCTACGAAGCCGATGACGAAAAGGACAACAGAGTTATTACTTTTGGTGATTTATTAAGACAAGTTTCCGAAGTTGCTGGTGTCCTGAAAAGCTGGGGTGTCAAGAAGGGTGATACCGTTGGTGTTTACTTACCGATGATTCCTGAAGCAGTGGTCGCAATGCTTGCCATTGCTCGTCTAGGTGCCATCCATTCCGTCATCTTTGCCGGGTTTTCAGCAGGTTCTTTGAAAGATCGTGTTGTTGATGCCGGTTGTAAAGTTGTCATCACTTGTGATCAAGGTAAGAGAGGTGGTAAGACCGTTCATACTAAGAAGATCGTCGATGAAGGTTTAAACGGTGTGGATTCAGTCTCTCACATCTTGGTGTTCCAAAGAACTGGTTCTGAAGGCATTCAAATGAAAGCTGGAAGGGATTTCTGGTGGCACGAAGAAATTGTTAGGCAAAGAGGTTATTTCCCACCTGTTCCATGTAATGCAGAAGATCCTCTTTTCTTACTATACACATCGGGTTCAACAGGTACCCCCAAGGGTGTCGTACATTCCACAGGTGGTTATTTACTAGGGGCTGCCTTGACAACTAGATATGTCTTTGATATCCATCCAGAAGATGTTCTATTCACAGCAGGGGACGTGGGTTGGATTACTGGTCACACATACGCCCTTTACGGTCCATTAACTCTTGGTACCGCTACCATTATCTTCGAATCCACACCAGCTTACCCAGATTACGGTAGATACTGGAGAATCATCGAACGTCATAAGGCTACTCATTTCTATGTGGCTCCAACTGCATTAAGATTGATCAAACGTgttggtgaagaagaaatttctaAATATGacatttcatcattacGTGTCTTAGGTTCTGTCGGTGAACCAATTTCTCCCGATCTATGGGAATGGTATCATGAAAAGATTGGTAACAAGAATTGTGTAGTCTGTGATACCATGTGGCAAACTGAATCTGGGTCACATTTGATTGCACCATTAGCTGGTGCTGTACCCACCAAACCTGGTTCAGCCACTGTTCCATTCTTTGGTATCGATGCAGCAATCATTGATCCAGTAACAGGTGTAGAATTGAAGGGTAACGACGTTGAAGGTGTCCTTGCTGTGAAGTCTCCATGGCCATCCATGGCTAGATCCATCTGGAACaatcatattcattatatcaACACATACTTGAAACCATACCCAGGTTATTATTTCACAGGTGATGGTGCCGGAAGAGATCATGATGGTTACTACTGGATCAGAGGTAGAGTCGATGATGTGGTGAATGTTTCTGGTCACAGATTATCAACTGCTGAAATTGAAGCTGCATTGGGCAATAACGACCACGTGTCTGAAGCTGCCGTTGTTGGTATTACTGATGAATTGACTGGTCAAGCCGTTGTCGCCTTcgtttctttaaagaaagatttcGCTCAAGACAACGCTACAGAAGGTGATTTCTTACATGCCACTCCTGATGACTTACGTCGTGAGTTGATTCTACAAGTGAGAGGGGAAATTGGTCCCTTTGCTGCACCAAAGAGTATTATCCTAGTGAGAGATTTACCTAAGACAAGATCTGGTAAGATCATGAGAAGAGTGCTAAGAAAGGTTGCATCTAACGAAGCTGATCAATTGGGAGACCTATCAACTTTAGCGAATGCTGATATTGTCCCATCCATCATATCCGCAGTGGAAACCCAATTTCTAGCgaccaagaagaaataa
- the STM1 gene encoding Stm1p (ancestral locus Anc_8.364), giving the protein MSNPFDLLGNDVEDPNVVVLPPKELVKKNTSSKKNDVPPPSANPARASKNRPAKPTGNEGAIRDKSAGRGNNRSRDVSSSAAARKTNTRRATDRHSRSGKVDTEKKVNQGWGDDNKELSAEEAAEADAEAEIAADAEEKEKASKQMSLQDYLSTVNTDLNKVPEVTKNINALEGAELFVKEEEEYAPATKVKNVKSKQLKTKNFLDFSATFSDALPKERKNFGGRGGRGDSRRGGRGGKNNNRGGNNANPVEKNRSIDTSNLPSLA; this is encoded by the coding sequence ATGTCTAACCCATTCGATTTATTAGGTAACGATGTCGAAGACCCAAACGTCGTCGTCCTTCCACCTAAGGAATTAGTCAAGAAGAACACCTCTTCTAAGAAGAACGATGTCCCACCACCATCTGCCAACCCAGCTAGAGCTAGCAAAAATAGACCAGCTAAGCCAACTGGTAACGAAGGTGCCATCAGAGACAAATCTGCTGGTAGAGGTAACAACAGATCTAGAGATGTCTCTTCATCTGCTGCCGCCAGAAAGACCAACACTAGAAGAGCTACTGATCGTCATTCCAGATCCGGTAAGGTCGACACTGAAAAGAAGGTCAACCAAGGTTGGGGTGATGACAACAAGGAATTGTCTGCTGAAGAAGCTGCTGAAGCTGATGCTGAAGCTGAAATTGCTGCCGATgctgaagaaaaggaaaaggcTTCCAAGCAAATGTCCTTGCAAGATTACTTGTCCACCGTTAACACTGATTTGAACAAGGTTCCAGAAGTTACTAAGAACATTAACGCTTTGGAAGGTGCCGAATTATTCGttaaggaagaagaagaatacgCTCCAGCTACTAAGGTTAAGAACGTTAAATCCAAGCAATTGAAGACCAAGAACTTCTTGGACTTCAGCGCTACTTTCTCTGATGCTTTACcaaaggaaagaaagaacTTTGGTGGTAGAGGTGGTAGAGGTGACAGCCGTCGTGGTGGTAGAGGTGGtaagaacaacaacagagGTGGTAACAACGCTAACCCAGTTGAAAAGAACCGTTCTATCGACACTTCTAACTTGCCATCTTTGGCTTAA
- the SEC7 gene encoding Arf family guanine nucleotide exchange factor SEC7 (ancestral locus Anc_8.368) produces MTEQDNVISDEASMTSVPIETDTENIKPTEAATDELQSQNEVNEAPQVTDEQLNAKIQTSENEPSEQHQIDQQMSDGPQAADSNSNPNSDSELESVPINEPSSETQQQQQTTNEDHDEQEEEDITPSIQISEAVPHTEQPLPSSPSHKRTESILSTNTIASNTKSTLLLAKNTFETILQEKEIKKYPNAQKIIESTMSRVEQTMGQSGSFTLDSIDSILIFEALRASCRTKSSHIKRKALDCLSKLFSFRALDESLLINPPDSMASNDQNQNTQDGITPPPKQLLIDAAIDTIADCFDGEGTNEKLELQIVRALSSCILAEDATSLCHGQSLLKAIRTIYNIFVFSLNPSNQGIAQATLTQVISYVFERVDVKKLEANAALQSQRQSASNIDVTGGSPTEDTAPLTLENINRINADMETTLDDQEDQDIEQNNPQALAIKDTFLVFRTMAKICAKPLEADLDMRSHAVRSKLLSLHIIYSIIKEHIDLFLSPVVYLPGKDGVTLLESIRQYLCLSLSRNAASPVSPVFEITLEIMWLLISNLRAEFKREIPVFLNDIYFPIAELKASTAQQKRYFLSIIQRICNDPRTLIEFYLNYDCNPGMPNVMELMVDYLTKLSLTRVEITQTQRSYYEEQLAKPLATYNLSQLPLLTTSNIASSVDAGQSTLYFPLDFALKMQALNCVVSVLRSLNSWAQKALNPTEPATEGLTKSRSNQSLSVSSFVNDKRASLLREPNANNLGDDESKSILSQGLEMDDPMQFENLKQRKTELSSCINLFNNKPKKAIPVLIEKGFLKDDSPIEIAKWLLQQDGLNLATVGDYLGEGDEKNIAVMHAFVDELDFAGLSIVDALREFLQKFRLPGEGQKIDRFMLKFAERFVEQNPGIFSKADTAYVLSYSLIMLNTDLHSAQVKNRMTLNDFLENNEGIDNGNDLPREFLVNLYNEIDNNEIKLLSEQHEALLSDNGALVHQQPAFNFFSSRDSNREAYMQVSKEIASKTELVFKNLQNSKDKTSSDVYYAASHVEHVKSIFETLWMSFLAALTPPFKEYDDVETTNKCLEGLKISIKISSIFAIADARKSFIGALVQFCNLQNLDEIKMKNVNAMVFLLEVSLTEGNYLKESWTDVLIVVSQLERLQLISKGIDRESVPDVAQARVTNPRHSLDSTRSSAVQSSIFDIWGKKVTPAELAQEKHHKQTLSPDIMKFISSSDLVVLMDNLFTKSSELSGTAIVDFIKALTHVSLDEIESSQYATTPRMFSLQKMIDVCYYNMDRIKLEWTPIWAVMGETFNKICTNPNLTVVFFAIDSLRQLSMRFLDIEELTGFEFQNDFLKPFEYTVENTTNNEVQEMIIDCLGNFIKTKADKIKSGWKPILESLRITAKSNNEVIVSNTLDLVSKEIIANYFEQVFCQDTAFANLVGILEEITKNKKFQKLALHSLEVLKRLTQKIAKICFEDKDETLLHGKDIFQDVWFPMLFCFNDTIMTSDDLEVRSSALNFMFDSLVAYGSHFDKPFWENICTRLLFPIFGVLSKHWEVNQFNSHNDLSVWLSTTLIQALRNLIALFTHYFEALNDMLDGFLGLLVSCICQENDTIARIGRSCLQQLILQNVAKFNDNHWELIGEVFEKLFALTTATELFDYDPLHQGRKSSVTQQVIRNTTASSEDETVERAHQEEASQDVGNEMADQDSEIRGSKGEDTENNTVLPPLNESKTSLVRTDLGSEDPNRRLNVKNSIVVKCVLQLLMIELLNELFENEEFSHHLPYKQAIKMTELLEKSYTFSRDFNEDYGLRTRLAEARVVDKIPNLLKQETSAAAVLIDIMFKLYLNDDEKKTDLLSRLVNICMGVVKAYVSLDDRTMERSINSWRPVIVEILQGFYEFDDEDFRKYCPEVYELVIEILGKSVPTDLRSAVKSFLARVGELYLAIDEVE; encoded by the coding sequence ATGACTGAGCAGGACAACGTTATCTCTGACGAGGCAAGCATGACTTCTGTCCCGATAGAAACAGACACAGAGAACATAAAACCAACAGAAGCTGCCACAGATGAACTACAAAGTCAAAATGAGGTAAATGAGGCTCCACAAGTCACTGATGAACAACTCAATGCAAAGATTCAGACCTCTGAGAATGAACCTTCTGAACAACACCAAATTGATCAACAGATGAGTGATGGACCACAAGCGGCAGATTCTAATTCTAATCCGAATTCGGATTCTGAACTGGAGTCAGTGCCTATCAATGAGCCAAGCTCGGAAAcacaacagcaacaacagaCAACTAATGAAGATCATGATGAGCAGGAAGAGGAGGATATAACACCAtcaattcaaatttcaGAGGCTGTTCCTCACACAGAACAACCTTTGCCCTCTTCTCCATCACATAAAAGAACTGAATCCATATTATCTACAAATACGATCGCGTCTAATACGAAATCAACTTTACTCTTAGCAAAGAACACTTTTGAAACAATCTTAcaggaaaaggaaataaaaaaatatccaaatgcccaaaaaattattgaaagtaCAATGTCTAGGGTGGAACAAACAATGGGCCAATCTGGTTCATTTACTCTGGATTCCATCGATTCCATCTTGATTTTTGAAGCATTGAGAGCAAGTTGTAGAACTAAATCATCTCATATTAAGAGAAAGGCATTAGATTGTTTATCAAAATTGTTTTCCTTTAGAGCTTTGGATGaatctttattaattaatcCTCCAGACTCTATGGCATCTAATGATCAAAACCAAAACACTCAAGATGGTATTACACCCCCACCAAAACAATTACTCATTGATGCAGCAATTGATACCATTGCAGATTGTTTCGATGGTGAAGgaacaaatgaaaaattagaaCTGCAAATTGTAAGAGCATTATCAAGCTGTATCCTAGCAGAAGATGCTACTTCTCTTTGTCATGGacaatcattattaaaggCAATTAGAACAATTTATAACATATTTGTCTTCTCTTTAAACCCATCCAATCAAGGGATTGCACAGGCAACGTTAACACAAGTCATCAGTTATGTCTTTGAAAGAGTCGACGTTAAGAAATTAGAAGCCAATGCCGCTTTGCAATCTCAAAGACAATCCGCTTCCAATATTGATGTCACTGGTGGATCACCAACAGAGGATACTGCTCCATTaacattggaaaatattaatagaATAAATGCTGACATGGAGACAACACTAGATGATCAAGAAGATCAAGACATTGAACAGAATAACCCACAAGCATTAGCCATCAAGGACACTTTCCTTGTATTTAGAACAATGGCCAAAATTTGTGCTAAACCATTAGAGGCTGACTTGGATATGAGATCTCATGCTGTTAGatccaaattattatcCTTACATATAATTTACTCTATCATTAAGGAACATATAGATCTTTTCTTATCACCAGTGGTCTATCTACCGGGAAAAGATGGTGTAACATTACTAGAAAGTATTAGACAATATCTTTGTCTTTCCCTATCACGTAATGCTGCATCTCCTGTCTCACCAGTCTTTGAAATCACTTTAGAAATCATGTGGCTACTAATATCAAATTTGAGAGCAGAATTTAAACGTGAAATCCCTGTATTCTTAAATGATATATATTTCCCCATTGCAGAATTGAAAGCTTCGACAGCTCAACAAAAGAGATACTTCCTAAGTATTATACAAAGAATTTGTAACGATCCAAGAACATTGATagaattttatttgaattacGATTGTAATCCCGGTATGCCCAACGTCATGGAACTCATGGTAGATTACTTAACCAAATTATCCTTAACCAGAGTGGAAATAACTCAAACACAAAGATCATATTATGAGGAACAATTAGCAAAACCATTAGCTACATACAACTTGAGTCAACTACCACTTTTAACGACTTCCAATATAGCTTCCAGTGTAGATGCAGGACAATCAACTTTATATTTCCCCTTAGATTTTGCTCTCAAGATGCAAGCATTAAATTGTGTGGTATCTGTTTTGCGATCCTTAAATTCATGGGCTCAGAAGGCATTAAACCCTACTGAACCTGCCACTGAGGGATTAACTAAATCGCGCTCAAACCAATCATTATCTGTTTCATCCTTTGTTAATGATAAGAGAGCTTCTTTATTGCGTGAACCAAATGCTAATAATTTGGGTGATGATGAGAGTAAATCAATATTGAGTCAAGGATTAGAAATGGACGACCCAATgcaatttgaaaatttaaagcAAAGGAAAACTGAATTATCAAGTTGTATCAACTTATTTAACAACAAACCAAAGAAGGCCATTCCTGTTTTAATCGAGAAGGGTTTCCTAAAGGATGATTCCCCAATTGAAATAGCTAAATGGTTATTACAACAAGATGGACTAAATCTAGCTACAGTTGGTGATTATTTGGGTGAGGgtgatgaaaaaaatattgcaGTAATGCATGCAtttgttgatgaattagatttTGCTGGATTATCTATTGTAGATGCCTTACGAGAATTCCTACAGAAATTTAGACTTCCCGGTGAAGGTCAAAAGATTGATAGATTTATGTTGAAATTTGCTGAAAGATTTGTTGAACAAAATCCAGGTATATTCTCCAAGGCAGATACCGCTTATGTGTTGTCTTACTCCTTAATTATGTTGAATACAGATCTACATTCTGCCCAAGTTAAAAATAGAATGACATTGAATGATTTCCtagaaaataatgaaggcATTGATAACGGTAACGATCTACCACGTGAATTCTTGGTAAACCTGTacaatgaaattgataataatgaaataaaacTATTATCTGAACAACACGAGGCGCTCTTATCTGATAATGGAGCTCTCGTACATCAACAACCTgcattcaatttcttcagcTCTAGAGATAGCAATAGAGAAGCTTACATGCAAGTTTCCAAAGAGATTGCTTCCAAGACAGAACTTGTTTTTAAGAACCTACAGAACTCTAAAGATAAAACATCGTCGGACGTTTATTATGCTGCCTCTCACGTGGAACATGTTAAATCTATCTTTGAAACTCTTTGGATGTCATTCCTTGCAGCACTAACTCCACCAttcaaagaatatgatgatgTCGAAACAACTAACAAATGTCTAGAAGGtttgaaaatttccatTAAGATATCATCTATATTTGCCATCGCTGATGCAAGAAAATCCTTCATTGGTGCATTAGTTCAATTCTGTAATTTGCAGAATCtggatgaaattaagaTGAAGAATGTTAATGCCATGGTTTTCTTACTGGAAGTTTCATTGACTGAAGgtaattatttgaaagaatcCTGGACGGATgtattaattgttgtttcacaattggaaagattgCAATTGATTTCGAAGGGTATTGACAGAGAAAGTGTTCCTGATGTTGCTCAGGCCCGTGTTACTAACCCAAGACATTCCTTAGATTCCACAAGATCATCAGCAGTTCAATCTTCCATATTTGATATCTGGGGTAAGAAGGTAACACCAGCTGAATTAGCACAAGAAAAGCATCATAAACAAACATTGTCACCCGATATTatgaaatttatttcatcAAGTGATTTAGTGGTGTTAATGGATAACCTTTTCACAAAGAGTTCAGAACTTTCAGGTACTGCCATTGTTGATTTTATTAAGGCATTAACTCATGTATCATTAGATGAGATCGAATCATCACAATATGCAACAACTCCTAGAATGTTTTCATTACAAAAAATGATTGATGTTTGTTATTACAACATGGATCGTATTAAGTTAGAATGGACTCCTATTTGGGCTGTTATGGGTGAAACTTTCAATAAGATCTGTACAAATCCAAACTTGACTGTAGTTTTCTTTGCAATTGACTCATTGCGTCAATTATCAATGAGATTCTTAGATATCGAGGAATTAACAGGTTTCGAATTCCAAAACGATTTCTTAAAGCCATTTGAATACACAGTGGAAAATACAACGAATAATGAAGTTCAAGAAATGATTATTGATTGTCTTGGTAACTTTATCAAAACAAAGGCAGACAAGATTAAATCTGGTTGGAAACCAATATTGGAATCTCTAAGAATCACTGCAAAgtcaaataatgaagtaATTGTGTCCAATACTTTAGATTTAGTCAGTAAAGAAATCATCGCCaattattttgaacagGTGTTCTGTCAAGATACAGCCTTTGCCAACTTGGTTGgaattcttgaagaaattaccaagaataagaaattccaaaaattggCATTGCATTCTTTGGAAGTATTAAAGAGATTAACTCAAAAGATTGCCAAAATCTGTTTTGAAGATAAGGATGAGACTTTATTACATGGTAAggatattttccaagatgtTTGGTTCCCAATGCTATTCTGCTTCAACGATACTATTATGACCTCTGATGATCTTGAGGTTAGATCTAGCGCCTTAAACTTTATGTTTGATTCCTTGGTTGCCTACGGTAGTCATTTCGATAAGCCCTTCTGGGAAAACATCTGTACACGTTTATTGTTCCCTATCTTTGGTGTCTTATCGAAACATTGGGAGGTTAACCAATTCAATAGTCATAATGATCTCAGTGTTTGGTTATCTACCACATTGATTCAAGCCTTAAGGAATTTAATTGCTCTTTTCACGCATTATTTTGAAGCTTTGAATGATATGCTCGACGGATTCTTGGGTTTACTTGTATCCTGTATATGTCAAGAGAATGATACCATTGCAAGAATTGGTAGATCATGtttacaacaattaatattacaaaATGTGGctaaattcaatgataatCATTGGGAGTTAATCGGTGAagtctttgaaaaattgtttGCCCTAACCACAGCTactgaattatttgattatgATCCCTTACACCAGGGAAGAAAAAGTTCAGTCACTCAACAAGTTATTCGCAACACTACTGCTTCAAGTGAAGATGAAACTGTAGAAAGAGCTCATCAGGAGGAAGCCAGCCAAGATGTCGGTAACGAAATGGCGGACCAGGACTCGGAAATCAGAGGTTCTAAGGGGGAAGACACTGAAAATAATACCGTTTTACCACCTCTTAACGAATCTAAGACATCACTCGTAAGGACTGATCTTGGTTCCGAGGATCCAAACCGTAGATTGAACGTCAAGAATTCCATTGTTGTTAAATGTGTGTTGCAGTTATTGATGATTGAgttattgaatgaattatttgaaaatgaagaattttctCATCACTTACCTTACAAGCAAGCCATTAAGATGactgaattattagaaaaatCATATACTTTCTCCCGTGATTTCAACGAAGATTATGGATTGAGAACAAGATTGGCTGAAGCACGTGTTGTTGATAAGATACCCAACTTGTTGAAGCAAGAAACGAGTGCAGCCGCCGTCCTGATTGATATCATGTTTAAActatatttgaatgatgatgaaaagaagacTGATCTATTGAGTCGTCTGGTCAATATTTGCATGGGAGTAGTCAAAGCTTACGTCTCGCTAGATGATAGAACGATGGAGCGTAGTATAAATTCATGGCGTCCCGTGATCGTTGAGATATTGCAAGGGTTCTACGAGTTTGACGATGAGGATTTCAGGAAGTACTGTCCCGAAGTCTATGAATTAGTCATTGAGATCCTAGGAAAGAGTGTTCCTACTGATTTAAGGTCAGCAGTAAAATCATTTTTAGCAAGAGTCGGTGAGCTATACCTTGccattgatgaagttgaatAG
- the NCAS0B03250 gene encoding uncharacterized protein (ancestral locus Anc_8.366): protein MSAINVGAAIYIALKPILKIYTIILVGFLIAKFNIVTMETARGISNMVVNAILPCLTFNKIVASISWRDIKEIGVIVLSAIILFVLGGVFSLFAKFTTPVPKKWFWGIMFAGIFPNISDLPIAYLQSMGNGTIFTADEANKGVAYCCIFLFTQSFLMMNFGMWRMVGLDFRERGKKDDEHIDLEEGSSLDEKEQGNGKNVSTSDISQNESLKNTQVPLNEPANLDGSDLDSGYPLSDLNSDQLSDDDENPSIDYVRQYDDKRSIDSMSERILPLKNAHLRRETEGSSAYRISSITSSPSVLQTIGIREELNKSRHSRTRRMSTLRKRRPTMNEVIAEYSVVDKLKNGELDLTRPLSLIEDIGDTNASLGGSNIHNESDEEDDRAKVVTTSHEDDTKLTFKEKMSDFIKRHKLGWLTYIIVNCFRPASLGALLGIICALVPWLKALFVATYVHVHMAPDHEPVLNFLMDFTEYIGNACVPLGLLMLGGTLARLEITALPKGFIRSAILMTVGRLVIIPIIGILWANKLYTINWLDSRISKFVVILTFSMPSATAQVYFTAFYTPTQGSHLQLDCLSVFFMIQYMVLFISLSFVITYTLKVDLKV, encoded by the coding sequence ATGTCTGCTATTAACGTCGGTGCTGCAATATACATTGCATTGAAACCAATTTTAAAGATCTATACAATCATTCTCGTAGGATTTTTAATTGctaaattcaatattgttACAATGGAAACCGCAAGAGGTATTTCCAACATGGTCGTTAACGCCATCTTACCGTGTTTGACATTCAATAAGATCGTTGCCAGTATATCTTGGAGAGACATTAAAGAGATCGGTGTTATTGTCCTTTCTGccattatattatttgttcTCGGTGGTGTATTTTCTCTGTTTGCCAAATTTACGACACCTGTTCCTAAAAAGTGGTTTTGGGGTATCATGTTTGCAGGTATCTTTCCTAATATTTCAGATTTGCCCATTGCTTATTTACAAAGTATGGGGAATGGTACTATTTTTACGGCGGACGAAGCTAATAAAGGTGTCGCATATTGCtgtatttttttatttactCAAAGTTTcttaatgatgaattttgGAATGTGGAGAATGGTTGGGTTAGATTTTAGAGAAAGAGGTAAGAAAGACGATGAACATATAGATTTGGAAGAAGGTTCATCGTTGGATGAAAAGGAACAAGGAAATGGGAAAAACGTATCTACCAGTGACATTAGCCAAAATgaaagtttgaaaaatactCAAGTACCTCTTAATGAGCCTGCAAATCTTGATGGATCAGATTTAGATTCAGGATATCCGTTAAGTGATTTGAATAGTGATCAGCtttctgatgatgatgagaaCCCATCTATTGATTACGTTAGACAATATGATGATAAACGCTCCATTGATAGTATGAGTGAAAGGATCCTGCCCTTAAAAAATGCTCACCTTAGAAGAGAAACAGAAGGCAGCAGCGCCTATAGAATATCTTCAATCACTTCATCTCCAAGTGTACTTCAAACAATTGGGATAAGggaagaattaaataaaagtCGCCATTCCCGTACAAGAAGAATGTCGACTTtgaggaaaagaagacCCACCATGAACGAAGTTATTGCCGAATATAGTGTGGTTGATAAACTTAAGAATGGTGAATTAGATTTGACTAGACCATTATCACTAATCGAGGATATTGGTGATACAAATGCTTCACTAGGTGGGAGCAATATACATAACGAATCCgacgaagaagatgatagaGCTAAAGTGGTAACAACGTCACACGAAGACGATACCAAGTTAACatttaaggaaaaaatgtctgatttcattaaaagaCATAAATTGGGCTGGCTCACTTACATTATAGTGAATTGTTTTAGACCCGCTTCCTTGGGGGCCTTACTGGGTATTATTTGTGCATTAGTTCCTTGGCTAAAGGCGCTATTTGTTGCAACATATGTGCACGTCCATATGGCTCCTGACCATGAACCTGTGTTGAATTTCCTCATGGATTTTACAGAATATATTGGAAATGCCTGTGTTCCATTGGGACTGCTTATGTTGGGAGGTACTCTGGCAAGATTGGAGATTACAGCTTTGCCAAAGGGTTTTATAAGGTCTGCTATTTTGATGACGGTCGGTAGATTAGttattattccaattattGGAATCCTATGGGCTAATAAGCTTTATACCATTAATTGGCTAGACTCTAGGATCAGTAAATTTGTTGTCATTTTAACATTTTCCATGCCAAGTGCAACCGCTCAAGTTTATTTCACCGCCTTCTATACACCAACACAAGGATCTCACTTACAATTGGATTGCCTTTCAGTGTTCTTCATGATCCAATATATGGTCTTATTTATTTCACTATCATTTGTGATCACTTATACATTGAAGGTTGATTTGAAAGTCTGA